A portion of the Enterobacter sp. SA187 genome contains these proteins:
- the yedE gene encoding selenium metabolism membrane protein YedE/FdhT — MSWQQFKQAWLIKFWAPAPAVIAAGILSTYYFGITGTFWAVTGEFTRWGGQLLQLMGVHAEEWGYYKLIHLEGTPLTRIDGMMIIGMFGGCFAAALWANNVKLRMPRNRIRIAQAIVGGIIAGFGARLAMGCNLAAFFTGIPQFSLHAWFFALATAVGTWFGARVTLLPVFRIPVKMQKVSSASPLTQKPEQARRRFRLGMLVFVGMIGWALLTAMDKPKLGLAMLFGVGFGLLIERAQICFTSAFRDMWITGRTHLAKAIVLGMAVSAIGIYSYTQLGVEPKIMWAGPNAVLGGLLFGFGIVLAGGCETGWMYRAVEGQVHYWWVGVGNVIGSTLLAYFWDDLSAPLATSWDKINLLNTFGPLGGLLVTYAMLLAAFLLMVAWEKQFFKRAARVAIKEPA, encoded by the coding sequence ATGTCGTGGCAACAGTTCAAACAGGCCTGGTTAATCAAATTCTGGGCCCCCGCCCCTGCCGTTATCGCCGCAGGGATCCTCTCCACCTACTATTTTGGCATTACCGGCACCTTCTGGGCGGTCACCGGCGAATTCACCCGCTGGGGCGGTCAGCTGTTACAGCTGATGGGCGTACATGCCGAAGAGTGGGGTTACTACAAATTGATCCATCTGGAAGGGACACCGCTGACGCGTATCGACGGCATGATGATCATCGGCATGTTCGGCGGCTGCTTTGCCGCCGCGCTGTGGGCGAACAACGTTAAGCTGCGTATGCCGCGTAACCGCATCCGTATCGCGCAGGCCATTGTCGGCGGCATTATTGCCGGTTTCGGCGCGCGGCTGGCGATGGGCTGTAATCTGGCGGCTTTCTTCACCGGCATTCCGCAGTTCTCCCTGCACGCCTGGTTCTTCGCGCTGGCGACCGCTGTCGGCACCTGGTTTGGCGCGCGCGTCACCCTGCTGCCGGTCTTCCGCATCCCGGTAAAAATGCAGAAAGTCTCCAGCGCCTCGCCGTTAACCCAGAAACCCGAGCAGGCGCGGCGTCGTTTTCGTCTTGGCATGCTGGTGTTTGTCGGCATGATCGGCTGGGCCTTGCTGACGGCGATGGATAAGCCAAAGCTGGGTCTCGCCATGCTGTTCGGCGTCGGCTTTGGCTTACTGATCGAGCGGGCGCAGATCTGCTTTACCTCGGCGTTCCGCGATATGTGGATCACCGGCCGCACCCATCTGGCAAAAGCCATTGTGCTGGGGATGGCGGTCAGCGCCATCGGCATCTACAGCTACACGCAACTGGGCGTCGAGCCGAAAATTATGTGGGCTGGTCCGAATGCGGTACTGGGCGGTCTGCTGTTCGGCTTTGGCATTGTGCTGGCGGGCGGCTGTGAAACCGGCTGGATGTACCGCGCGGTGGAAGGCCAGGTGCACTACTGGTGGGTGGGGGTTGGCAACGTGATCGGCTCCACGCTACTGGCGTATTTCTGGGACGACCTGTCCGCGCCGCTGGCGACAAGCTGGGATAAGATCAACCTGCTTAACACCTTTGGTCCGCTGGGCGGGCTGCTGGTCACTTACGCCATGCTGCTGGCGGCGTTCCTGCTGATGGTGGCCTGGGAAAAACAGTTCTTCAAACGGGCGGCGCGCGTCGCCATTAAGGAGCCAGCATGA
- the yedF gene encoding sulfurtransferase-like selenium metabolism protein YedF: MKAIVPDYRLDMVGEPCPYPAVATLEAMPQLKKGEILEVVSDCPQSINNIPLDAQNHGYTVLDIQQDGPTIRYLIQK; this comes from the coding sequence ATGAAAGCTATCGTGCCTGATTATCGTCTCGATATGGTGGGCGAACCCTGCCCCTACCCGGCTGTCGCCACGCTGGAGGCGATGCCGCAGCTGAAAAAAGGCGAAATTCTGGAAGTGGTCAGCGACTGCCCGCAGTCGATCAATAACATTCCGCTGGATGCGCAAAACCACGGCTATACCGTGCTGGACATTCAGCAGGACGGGCCAACCATTCGCTATCTGATCCAGAAATAG
- a CDS encoding type II toxin-antitoxin system HipA family toxin, translating to MPDRVDVYYEGWGERWLWGTLATTTALSARPVIFFEYSQAALTRGLELSAWTLPLKGERLRQGFPAHQLGLPGPVYDSLPDGWGMLLMDRLFRQRGLNAARIGPLERLTWIGDNAMGAMSFVPHQAEATSADVDIPLAQLASEVQDVLDGEGGEFLARLLQVGGSPHGARPKALVYRNAASGLFTTAQQDGLQPWLIKFPARSEHPEVCAIEMLYAECLRECGIDTPDTEYFSLPGGQAAFGSRRFDRHNGMRVPMQSLAAFTGANYQLAGSMDYVNFLRATQVCTNDVREKQRAFERALFNIIFHNRDDHPKNFAYLMSASGKWTLAPAYDVTWCDGPGGYHQMDVLGEALAIRREQIERLGMQEAELTAEQISALITRFADVASGFTARAKARFAREITPQTLRDIQASIDDNLSRL from the coding sequence ATGCCTGATCGTGTGGATGTTTACTATGAAGGCTGGGGTGAACGCTGGCTGTGGGGGACGCTGGCGACCACGACGGCGCTGAGCGCCCGTCCGGTGATCTTTTTCGAATACAGTCAGGCGGCGCTGACACGCGGCCTTGAGCTGTCGGCCTGGACCTTGCCTCTTAAGGGCGAACGGCTGCGGCAGGGCTTTCCTGCACATCAACTGGGATTACCCGGCCCGGTTTATGATTCACTGCCGGATGGCTGGGGCATGTTGCTGATGGATCGTCTGTTCAGGCAGCGCGGTTTGAATGCCGCGCGCATTGGGCCGCTGGAGCGGCTGACCTGGATTGGTGATAACGCCATGGGTGCAATGTCTTTTGTGCCTCATCAGGCGGAGGCCACATCGGCGGATGTGGATATTCCGCTGGCGCAGCTTGCCAGTGAAGTGCAGGACGTGCTGGACGGCGAAGGCGGGGAGTTTCTGGCCCGTCTGCTGCAAGTGGGCGGCTCGCCCCACGGCGCACGACCCAAAGCTCTGGTCTACCGTAATGCCGCCAGCGGCCTTTTCACCACGGCGCAACAGGACGGTCTGCAACCCTGGCTGATCAAATTCCCGGCCCGCAGTGAACATCCGGAAGTGTGCGCCATCGAAATGCTCTATGCCGAATGCCTGCGCGAATGCGGCATCGACACCCCTGATACCGAATATTTTTCCCTTCCGGGCGGGCAGGCGGCCTTTGGCAGCCGACGCTTTGATCGCCACAACGGTATGCGTGTGCCGATGCAAAGCCTGGCGGCTTTTACTGGCGCGAATTACCAGCTTGCCGGATCGATGGACTATGTGAACTTTCTGCGCGCCACGCAAGTTTGTACGAACGATGTGCGGGAAAAACAGCGGGCTTTTGAACGCGCCCTGTTCAATATCATCTTTCATAACCGTGACGATCATCCGAAGAACTTTGCTTATCTGATGTCAGCCTCCGGAAAATGGACGCTCGCTCCCGCTTATGACGTTACCTGGTGCGACGGCCCCGGCGGCTATCATCAGATGGATGTGCTGGGCGAGGCGCTGGCAATCCGTCGCGAGCAGATCGAACGTCTGGGTATGCAGGAGGCGGAATTAACGGCTGAGCAAATCAGCGCGCTCATTACCCGATTTGCTGACGTGGCCAGCGGTTTCACCGCCAGGGCGAAGGCCCGTTTCGCGCGGGAGATAACGCCTCAGACGCTCCGGGATATTCAGGCCAGCATTGATGACAATCTCAGCCGTCTGTAG
- a CDS encoding helix-turn-helix domain-containing protein, producing MIDFTFSKPDEIVKLLCERLRQMRIAQQMTQAELAGRAGVSVNTVSNMEAGRNIAFESVVRIAMVLGRGKELEELFKPQLTTLDDLRRYEESTSRQRIKKRNDHA from the coding sequence ATGATTGACTTTACCTTCAGCAAACCCGACGAGATCGTTAAGTTGCTCTGCGAGCGCTTACGGCAAATGCGTATCGCGCAACAAATGACCCAGGCCGAACTGGCTGGCAGGGCAGGCGTGAGCGTCAACACGGTTTCTAATATGGAAGCAGGGCGTAATATCGCCTTTGAAAGCGTGGTGCGTATCGCGATGGTGCTTGGCCGGGGTAAAGAGCTGGAAGAACTTTTCAAACCGCAGCTTACCACGCTGGACGATTTACGCCGTTACGAAGAAAGCACCAGCCGCCAGCGCATCAAAAAGAGGAACGACCATGCCTGA
- the fliE gene encoding flagellar hook-basal body complex protein FliE, giving the protein MSVQGIEGVISQLQATAGIAKNQSMQSEPTVSFAGQLHAALDRISDTQNAARTQAEKFTLGEPGVALNDVMTDLQKSSVSLQMGIQVRNKLVAAYQDVMSMQV; this is encoded by the coding sequence ATGTCAGTACAGGGTATTGAAGGGGTCATCAGCCAGTTGCAGGCAACGGCGGGGATCGCGAAGAATCAAAGTATGCAAAGCGAACCGACGGTGAGCTTCGCCGGACAGCTGCATGCGGCACTGGATCGCATCAGCGATACGCAAAACGCGGCGCGCACCCAGGCTGAGAAATTCACCCTCGGTGAACCCGGCGTGGCGCTGAACGACGTGATGACCGATCTGCAAAAATCGTCCGTGTCCCTGCAAATGGGCATTCAGGTGCGTAACAAACTGGTTGCCGCCTATCAGGACGTGATGTCGATGCAGGTGTAG
- the fliF gene encoding flagellar basal-body MS-ring/collar protein FliF: MSATATTASQNKSLEWMNRLRANPKIPLMVAGAAAVAIIVAMVLWAKQPDYRTLYSNLSDQDGGAIVTQLTQMNIPYRFSETGGALEVPADKVHELRLRLAQQGLPKGGAVGFELLDQEKFGISQFSEQVNYQRALEGELARTIETLGPVKVARVHLAMPKPSLFVREQKSPSASVTVNLEPGRAMDEGQISAVVHLVSSAVAGLPPGNVTLVDQAGHLLTQSNTSGRDLNDAQLKYAGDVEGRIQRRIEAILSPIVGNGNVHAQVTAQIDFANKEQTEENYRPNGDAAQAVLRSRQINETEQSGGSAGGVPGALSNQPAPANTAPITTPAANNQQNGQQNQNAQQTSTAASSGPRNSSRNETTNYEVDRTIRHTKMNVGDVQRLSVAVVVNYRQLADGKPLPLTADQLKQIENLTREAMGYSETRGDSLNVVNSQFNATDDGLAEPPFWKQPWFIDQMLSAGRWLLVLIVAWILWRKAIRPQLTRRAEEVKAAQEATQNRQEIEESVEVRLSKDEQIQQRRANQRMGVEVLSQRIREMSDNDPRVVALVIRQWMSNEEHE, translated from the coding sequence ATGAGTGCGACTGCAACGACTGCATCACAAAATAAATCTCTCGAGTGGATGAACCGCCTGCGCGCGAACCCCAAAATCCCTTTAATGGTGGCGGGCGCTGCGGCTGTGGCCATCATCGTCGCCATGGTGCTGTGGGCGAAACAGCCGGATTACCGCACGCTGTACAGCAACTTATCCGATCAGGATGGGGGCGCGATCGTCACCCAACTGACGCAAATGAACATCCCCTATCGCTTCTCTGAAACCGGCGGTGCGCTGGAAGTCCCCGCGGACAAAGTGCATGAACTGCGCCTGCGCCTGGCTCAGCAGGGCCTGCCGAAAGGCGGCGCGGTCGGTTTTGAACTGCTCGATCAGGAAAAATTCGGCATCAGCCAGTTCAGCGAGCAGGTGAACTACCAGCGCGCGCTGGAAGGCGAGCTGGCGCGGACTATCGAAACCCTCGGTCCGGTCAAAGTCGCCCGTGTGCATCTGGCGATGCCGAAACCGTCGCTGTTCGTGCGCGAGCAAAAATCCCCGTCCGCTTCCGTGACCGTGAATCTCGAACCGGGCCGCGCGATGGACGAAGGTCAGATCAGCGCCGTGGTGCATCTGGTCTCCAGCGCCGTCGCCGGACTGCCGCCGGGCAACGTCACCCTGGTGGATCAGGCCGGCCATCTGCTGACGCAATCCAACACCAGCGGTCGTGATCTGAATGATGCCCAGCTGAAATACGCCGGTGATGTCGAAGGCCGCATTCAGCGCCGCATCGAAGCTATCCTCTCGCCGATCGTGGGTAATGGTAACGTCCATGCTCAGGTTACCGCGCAGATTGATTTTGCCAATAAAGAGCAGACGGAAGAAAACTACCGTCCGAACGGCGACGCGGCGCAGGCCGTACTGCGTTCCCGTCAGATCAATGAAACCGAACAGTCCGGCGGCAGCGCCGGTGGCGTGCCGGGCGCGCTCTCAAACCAGCCTGCCCCGGCCAATACCGCACCGATCACCACGCCTGCGGCGAATAATCAGCAGAACGGTCAGCAGAATCAGAACGCGCAGCAGACCTCCACGGCAGCCAGCAGCGGCCCGCGTAACAGCTCGCGTAATGAAACCACGAACTACGAAGTGGATCGTACTATCCGCCACACCAAGATGAACGTCGGCGATGTCCAGCGTCTGTCGGTGGCTGTTGTCGTGAACTATCGCCAGCTGGCCGACGGCAAACCGCTGCCGCTGACTGCCGATCAGTTAAAACAGATTGAGAACCTGACCCGCGAAGCCATGGGCTACTCGGAAACCCGTGGCGACAGCCTGAACGTGGTCAACTCCCAGTTCAATGCCACCGATGATGGCCTGGCGGAACCGCCGTTCTGGAAGCAGCCATGGTTTATCGACCAGATGCTGTCTGCCGGTCGCTGGTTACTGGTGCTGATTGTGGCGTGGATCCTGTGGCGTAAAGCGATTCGTCCGCAGCTGACCCGCCGCGCAGAAGAAGTGAAAGCAGCCCAGGAAGCGACGCAGAATCGTCAGGAAATCGAAGAATCAGTTGAAGTACGCCTGAGCAAAGATGAGCAGATCCAGCAGCGCCGCGCTAACCAGCGCATGGGCGTGGAAGTCCTCAGTCAGCGTATTCGCGAAATGTCAGATAACGATCCGCGCGTCGTGGCGCTGGTCATTCGCCAGTGGATGAGTAACGAAGAACATGAGTAA
- the fliG gene encoding flagellar motor switch protein FliG: MSNLTGTEKSVILLMTIGEDRAAEVFKHLSTREVQHLSTAMAGVRQISNKQLTDVLQEFEQEAEQFAALNINANDYLRSVLIKALGEERASSLLEDILETRDTSSGIETLNFMEPQTAADLIRDEHPQIIATILVHLKRGQAADILALFDERMRHDVMLRIATFGGVQPAALAELTEVLNSLLDGQNLKRSKMGGVRTAAEIINLMKTQQEEAVITAVREFDGELAQKIIDEMFLFENLAEVDDRSIQRLLQEVDSESLLIALKGAEQPLREKFLRNMSQRAADILRDDLANRGPVRLSQVENEQKAILLIVRRLAETGEMVIGSGEDTYV, encoded by the coding sequence ATGAGTAACCTTACCGGAACTGAGAAAAGCGTCATTCTGTTGATGACGATTGGCGAAGACCGCGCGGCGGAGGTGTTCAAGCACCTCTCCACCCGTGAGGTGCAACATCTGAGTACCGCCATGGCGGGTGTGCGTCAGATCTCCAACAAACAGCTGACCGATGTGTTACAGGAGTTTGAGCAGGAAGCCGAGCAGTTTGCGGCGCTCAACATCAACGCCAACGATTATCTGCGTTCCGTGCTGATCAAGGCGCTGGGCGAAGAGCGTGCTTCCAGCCTGCTGGAAGATATTCTCGAAACCCGCGACACCTCCAGCGGTATCGAAACGCTCAACTTTATGGAGCCGCAGACCGCCGCCGACCTTATCCGCGACGAGCATCCGCAGATCATCGCCACCATCCTGGTGCACCTCAAACGCGGCCAGGCAGCGGATATTCTGGCGCTGTTCGACGAGCGTATGCGTCACGATGTGATGCTGCGTATTGCCACCTTCGGCGGTGTCCAGCCAGCCGCGCTGGCAGAACTGACGGAAGTGCTCAACAGCCTGCTCGACGGCCAGAACCTCAAGCGCAGCAAAATGGGCGGCGTGAGAACGGCGGCCGAAATTATCAACCTGATGAAAACGCAGCAGGAAGAAGCGGTTATTACCGCGGTGCGCGAATTTGACGGCGAGCTGGCGCAGAAAATTATCGACGAGATGTTCCTGTTCGAAAACCTGGCGGAAGTGGACGATCGCAGCATCCAGCGCCTGTTGCAGGAAGTGGATTCCGAGTCGCTGCTGATCGCCCTGAAAGGTGCCGAACAGCCGCTGCGCGAGAAATTCCTGCGCAACATGTCGCAACGTGCGGCAGATATTCTGCGCGACGACCTCGCCAACCGTGGTCCGGTGCGTCTGTCTCAGGTGGAAAACGAACAGAAAGCCATCCTGCTTATTGTGCGTCGTCTGGCGGAAACCGGCGAGATGGTAATTGGCAGCGGCGAGGATACCTATGTCTAA
- the fliH gene encoding flagellar assembly protein FliH, whose protein sequence is MSNELPWKVWKPEDLAMPLSEFVPATVRADAKEDDEDVVEEEISEEQKRQQQLAQMQMQAHEQGYNAGLAEGRKIGQEQGYKEGLAQGQEQGLAQAHQQQAPLHARMQQLVSEFQYTLDALDSVIASRLMQMALEAARQVIGQTACVDNNALIKQIQTLLQQEPLFSGKPQLRVHPDDLQRVEEMLGATLNLHGWRLRADPTLHPGGCKVSADEGDLDASVATRWQELCRLAAPGVV, encoded by the coding sequence ATGTCTAACGAACTGCCATGGAAAGTCTGGAAGCCGGAAGATCTGGCGATGCCGTTATCCGAATTCGTGCCCGCCACCGTGCGTGCTGACGCGAAAGAGGATGACGAGGACGTCGTCGAAGAAGAGATCTCCGAGGAGCAGAAACGTCAGCAACAGCTGGCGCAGATGCAGATGCAGGCCCATGAGCAGGGATATAACGCCGGTCTGGCAGAAGGCCGCAAGATCGGTCAGGAACAAGGTTATAAAGAAGGCCTCGCCCAGGGCCAGGAGCAGGGACTGGCGCAGGCCCATCAGCAACAGGCCCCGCTGCATGCCCGCATGCAGCAACTGGTCAGCGAATTCCAGTACACCCTTGATGCGCTCGACAGTGTGATCGCCTCCCGTCTGATGCAGATGGCGCTGGAAGCCGCGCGTCAGGTGATCGGCCAGACCGCCTGTGTGGATAACAACGCGCTGATCAAACAGATCCAGACGCTGTTGCAGCAGGAGCCGCTGTTCAGCGGTAAACCACAGCTGCGCGTGCACCCGGATGATTTACAGCGTGTTGAAGAGATGCTGGGCGCCACGCTCAACCTGCACGGCTGGCGTTTGCGCGCCGATCCGACCCTGCACCCTGGCGGCTGCAAAGTCTCTGCCGATGAGGGCGATCTGGATGCCAGCGTGGCGACGCGCTGGCAGGAACTGTGCCGCCTTGCGGCGCCGGGAGTTGTCTGA
- the fliI gene encoding flagellar protein export ATPase FliI, which translates to MTARLTRWLNTLDNFESKMAQLPGVRRYGRLTRATGLVLEATGLQLPLGATCIIERQDGNETREVESEVVGFNGQRLFLMPLEEVEGILPGARVYARNASGDGLHSGKQLPLGPALLGRVLDGSGKPLDGLPAPDTTETGALITQPFNPLQRTAIEHVLDTGVRPINALLTVGRGQRMGLFAGSGVGKSVLLGMMARYTQADVIVVGLIGERGREVKDFIENILGADGRARSVVIAAPADVSPLLRMQGAAYATRIAEDFRDRGQHVLLIMDSLTRYAMAQREIALAIGEPPATKGYPPSVFAKLPALVERAGNGIHGGGSVTAFYTVLTEGDDQQDPIADSARAILDGHIVLSRRLAEAGHYPAIDIEASISRAMTALISEQHYAKVRTFKQLLSSFQRNRDLVSVGAYARGSDPMLDKAIALWPQLEAFLQQGIFERAGWEDSIQALDLIFPSA; encoded by the coding sequence ATGACCGCACGCCTGACCCGCTGGCTGAACACGCTGGATAATTTTGAAAGCAAAATGGCGCAACTGCCTGGCGTGCGCCGTTATGGTCGTCTGACCCGCGCCACCGGTCTGGTGCTGGAAGCCACCGGCCTGCAACTGCCGCTGGGCGCGACCTGCATTATTGAGCGTCAGGACGGGAACGAAACCCGCGAAGTGGAAAGCGAAGTGGTCGGTTTTAACGGCCAGCGCCTGTTCCTGATGCCGCTGGAAGAAGTTGAAGGCATCCTGCCCGGCGCCCGCGTGTATGCGCGTAACGCCAGCGGCGATGGCCTGCACAGTGGTAAACAGTTACCCCTCGGCCCGGCGCTGCTCGGGCGCGTGCTGGACGGCAGCGGTAAACCGCTTGACGGTCTGCCCGCCCCGGACACCACCGAAACCGGCGCGCTGATCACCCAGCCGTTCAACCCGCTGCAACGTACCGCTATTGAACACGTACTGGATACCGGCGTGCGCCCGATCAACGCCCTGTTAACCGTGGGCCGTGGTCAGCGTATGGGGCTGTTTGCCGGTTCCGGCGTGGGTAAATCCGTGCTGCTCGGCATGATGGCCCGTTATACCCAGGCCGATGTGATCGTCGTCGGGCTTATCGGCGAACGTGGTCGCGAAGTGAAAGATTTTATCGAGAACATTCTCGGTGCCGACGGTCGTGCGCGTTCGGTAGTGATCGCCGCCCCCGCTGACGTCTCTCCCCTTTTGCGTATGCAGGGGGCAGCCTATGCCACGCGCATTGCGGAAGATTTCCGCGATCGCGGTCAGCATGTGCTGCTGATTATGGATTCCCTGACCCGTTACGCCATGGCGCAGCGTGAGATCGCGCTGGCGATTGGCGAGCCGCCCGCCACCAAAGGCTATCCGCCGTCGGTGTTTGCCAAACTTCCGGCGCTGGTGGAACGCGCGGGTAACGGCATCCACGGCGGCGGCTCGGTCACGGCCTTTTATACCGTATTGACCGAGGGCGACGATCAGCAGGATCCGATCGCCGACTCGGCGCGCGCCATCCTTGACGGCCATATCGTGCTGTCGCGCCGTCTGGCGGAAGCGGGCCACTATCCGGCCATTGATATTGAAGCCTCCATCAGCCGTGCCATGACCGCGCTGATTTCTGAACAGCATTACGCCAAAGTGCGCACCTTTAAACAGTTACTGTCGAGCTTCCAGCGTAACCGCGATCTGGTCAGCGTGGGGGCCTATGCGCGCGGCAGCGATCCGATGCTGGATAAAGCCATCGCCCTGTGGCCGCAGCTTGAAGCTTTCCTGCAACAGGGCATTTTTGAACGTGCCGGCTGGGAAGATTCGATTCAGGCGCTGGATCTGATTTTCCCGTCAGCATAA
- the fliJ gene encoding flagellar export protein FliJ: MTQHSALATLKDLAEKEVEDAAITLGDMRRACQQAEEQLNMLMDYQNEYRNNLNVDMTQGIGSQRWQNYQQFISTLEKAIEQHRLQLTQWANKVDQALTCWREKKQRLQAWQTLQDRQSASALLAENRLDQKKMDEFAQRASLRKIE, encoded by the coding sequence ATGACGCAACATAGCGCATTAGCGACGCTAAAGGATCTGGCAGAAAAAGAAGTCGAGGACGCCGCCATTACCCTCGGGGATATGCGTCGCGCCTGCCAGCAGGCGGAAGAGCAGCTCAACATGCTGATGGATTACCAGAACGAGTACCGTAATAACCTCAACGTTGACATGACCCAGGGCATCGGCAGTCAGCGCTGGCAGAACTACCAGCAGTTTATTTCGACATTAGAAAAAGCCATCGAACAGCACCGTCTCCAGCTGACGCAGTGGGCCAATAAAGTGGATCAGGCGTTAACCTGCTGGCGTGAAAAAAAACAGCGGTTGCAGGCGTGGCAAACCTTACAGGATCGGCAATCCGCTTCAGCATTGCTGGCGGAAAACCGGCTTGACCAGAAAAAAATGGACGAGTTTGCGCAGCGCGCATCATTGAGGAAAATTGAATGA